The nucleotide window ACGCCGTGGTCGTCTCGGCGGACGGCTTGCTGCTGACCGCGTCGAACCGGCTCCCGCTCGACCGGGCCGACCAGCTCGCCGCGGTCGCCTCCGGGCTGGTCAGCCTCACCCAGGGCGCCGCCCGCTGCTTCGAGGCCGGCGCGGTCAACGAGACCGTCGTCGAGATGGAGCTCGGGATCATGGTGCTGATGTCGATCAGCGACGGCTCGTGCCTCGCCGTGCTCGCCGCCCCCAACTGCGACATCGGCCAGGTCGCCTACGAGATGACGATGCTCGTCGACCGGGTCGGCCAGATCCTCACCCCGGAGCTGCGCGCCCAGCTTCAGGGCTCCGGGGGGTCGCTGATCGGCGAACCGGTGGGATGATGGCGCGATGAGCACGGGGTCCGGATTCGACGGCGAACCGCACCGCCCCGCCGGGCGGGAGGACGACGGCACGTTCGCCGACGTCCTCAACGGGTTCACGCTGGATTCCGGCCGTGCCCGCCGGAAGCGCAGGAAGAACAAGGAGTCCCCGCAACCCCCGGCCGCCGGTGCGCACGCGGCCGCGGATCCGCCGGCGCCCGCGCCGTCGGCCGACCAAGGAGATCGTGTGACCTCTTTAGTCTCGCCACCCGGCAGTACCGACGGGGACAGCCCCAGACCAGGTGGTTTGTTCGACCCGGGGCCGCCCAGCGGCGAATTCGTCATGCCCGCGGTGTTCGAGCAGCCGCCCGCGCCCGAGGAGCTGACGGCGATCGTCCGGCCCTACGCGCTGACCGGCGGGCGCACCAAGGCCAATTACGCCCTGGAGCTGGAGACACTGATCTCCGCGAAGGACTACGCTGCCACCGGTGGCTTCCCCGAAGTGGCCGCGGAGCAGATCGAGTGCATCTCGATCATGGAAGAGTGCCGGACCCCCCGTTCGGTCGCCGAGATCGTTTCGGCACTGCGGGTGCCTCTGGGCGTGGCCCGGGTGCTGATCAGCGACGCGGCGGACGCGGGGCTGGTCACGGTGCACAAGACGATTACGGGCAATGACGGCGCCGAGGCACATCTGGTGTTGATGGAAAGGGTTTTGAGTGGACTCCGTCGGCTTTAAGGCACCGCGGGACACCGCGCCCCCGACCATGACATCCGCCAAGATCGTGGTGGCTGGCGGCTTCGGTGCGGGGAAGACGACGTTCGTCGGGTCGGTCTCGGAGATCGTGCCGCTGACCACCGAGGCGATGATGACCGACGCCAGCGTGGGGGTCGACAACCTCGACCACACGCCGGGCAAGTCGACGACGACCGTGGCGATGGACTTCGGCCGGGTGTCGCTGGACGCGGACCTGATCCTCTACCTGTTCGGCACGCCCGGGCAGCAGCGGTTCTGGTTCATGTGGGACGACCTGGTCCGCGGCGCCATCGGCGCGGTGGTGCTGGCCGACACGCGCCGGCTGGCCGACTCGTTCGCGCCGATCGACTTCTTCGAGGACCGCGGGCTGCCGTACATCGTCGGCATCAACACGTTCGACGGCGTGCTGGAGCACGACATCAACGACGTCCGCGAGGCCCTGTCGATCGACCCGAACATCCCGATCGTCCGGTGTGACGCCCGGGACCGCGAGTCGACCAAGCAGACGCTGATCACGCTGGTCGAGTACGCCATGCGGCAGTGGATCGCGCTGCGGGCGGCCAACGCGCGCTGACCAGCCCCGGGGCCCGGGGCATACCCGGGCCCGGCGCTGCCTCACGCACGGCGGTGGCGCAGCAGCACGACCTGGTCGTCGAACATGCGCGACTGCGCCAGTTCCAGGCCGAGCCGCGCGGTGCCCTCGGCGAACGGCCGCTTGCCGCCGCCGAGGACGACCGGGTGCACGAACACCTGGTACTCGTCGATCAGGCCACGCGCGGTCAGCGCGGCGGCCAGTTCCGCGCCGCCCATGAGCAGCAGGTCGCCGCCCGGTTCGGCCTTGAGCGCCGCCACCGCTTCGCCCAGGTCGCCGCCGAAGACGCGGGTGTTCCAGTCCGCCTTCTCCAGCGTCCGCGAGAACACGACCTTCGGCGTCTCCCGCCAGACGGGCGCGAAGGCGATGTCGTGCGGGTGGTCCGAGATCGACTCGGCCTCCGGCCAGTACGCGGACATCATGTCCCAGACCTTCCGCCCGTAGGCGAACGCGCCGGCGCGGGCGCTCAGCTCCTGCGAGTAGGCCGAGAGCTCCGGGCCCATGACCGGCCAGTCGAACTCCCCGTTCGGGCCTTCGACGCAGCCGTCGAGCGAAGTGTGGACCATGTAGACGATCTCGCGCATTTCCGTCTCCTCCTGTCGGGTCTGACACGAGGGGGTCGGAGCCGCGGAGGCGGACCGGACACGGGTGCCGGAAAAAGTTCTCA belongs to Amycolatopsis tolypomycina and includes:
- a CDS encoding dihydrofolate reductase family protein encodes the protein MREIVYMVHTSLDGCVEGPNGEFDWPVMGPELSAYSQELSARAGAFAYGRKVWDMMSAYWPEAESISDHPHDIAFAPVWRETPKVVFSRTLEKADWNTRVFGGDLGEAVAALKAEPGGDLLLMGGAELAAALTARGLIDEYQVFVHPVVLGGGKRPFAEGTARLGLELAQSRMFDDQVVLLRHRRA
- a CDS encoding GTP-binding protein, producing MTSAKIVVAGGFGAGKTTFVGSVSEIVPLTTEAMMTDASVGVDNLDHTPGKSTTTVAMDFGRVSLDADLILYLFGTPGQQRFWFMWDDLVRGAIGAVVLADTRRLADSFAPIDFFEDRGLPYIVGINTFDGVLEHDINDVREALSIDPNIPIVRCDARDRESTKQTLITLVEYAMRQWIALRAANAR
- a CDS encoding roadblock/LC7 domain-containing protein, producing MTSPSSAQPTQNQFGWLVNDFAERVPGVAHAVVVSADGLLLTASNRLPLDRADQLAAVASGLVSLTQGAARCFEAGAVNETVVEMELGIMVLMSISDGSCLAVLAAPNCDIGQVAYEMTMLVDRVGQILTPELRAQLQGSGGSLIGEPVG
- a CDS encoding DUF742 domain-containing protein: MSTGSGFDGEPHRPAGREDDGTFADVLNGFTLDSGRARRKRRKNKESPQPPAAGAHAAADPPAPAPSADQGDRVTSLVSPPGSTDGDSPRPGGLFDPGPPSGEFVMPAVFEQPPAPEELTAIVRPYALTGGRTKANYALELETLISAKDYAATGGFPEVAAEQIECISIMEECRTPRSVAEIVSALRVPLGVARVLISDAADAGLVTVHKTITGNDGAEAHLVLMERVLSGLRRL